The Streptomyces pactum genome contains a region encoding:
- a CDS encoding cation-translocating P-type ATPase, with amino-acid sequence MVGGLLTRSQDAVTGFVLAGPRLLGRGTAPAVGAAAGAVAGTARAGVRGADFAARAARVARAALPGGTRDWRAGPRAHLALRPAATEKVRRAGGTERVARRVAAALAEHPDVALAYWDTGLARLVVTATEEALSDRVVDRATELAERHGLTRADGRGAPGDPVEELSHPGDPASVRVAATALGADVLGIAAAVTGARLRLPPSPRLVTAVATLLRENPAFRAWLRERLGAHGMDVALAAANAAVHGAGQSPTSLVLDGALRVCQLTEAVTRTAAFEVVHDRLCAPGRVSLPAGPALRPPLRSSPAQDYAAHASTGSVAGAAATLLVKHDVAEAAEAVLAGSPKAARYGPAAFHAVLTAALSRTGVLVRDPERLRQLESAATVVLHPSALRAPDAGADPWTEDVLDAARRAGLRVVMVEDPALADFTGLADQVVTAGRPLREVVDGLRAEGGVVTVVRPRPGDDASVAAGLLGGDVAVALADGDSPVAWGADVLAPQGLADVWRLLRAVPAARAIGRRSQTLARSGAALSGLLVAVGEARGNGKGGGGGSALPGLRHAPVDVSAAAALLSGTRAALGVAVARAPHPRARVAWHTLDPAGVRERLAREEEPEPSLAEQLTARARAAADRAGRVPVLAPVKWTWQLGQAVRGELDDPLTPVLAVGSAAEAILGSVMDALLVVGALDLNALVGGFQRLRAERALSGLLAQQKQKARVAEEETHDPSAEPRVMDAAKLHPGHIVDLKADDVVPADARLLWEDGLEVDESALTGESLPVDKCVDPVSNAPVAERHCMVFEGTTVVAGRAQAVVVDTGEHTEAARAVSLAARTPSAAGVQARLQELTRKALPLTLAGGAAVTGLSLLRGTPIRRAVAGGVSVAVAAVPEGLPLVATVAQLAAARRLSRRGVLVRTPRTLEALGRMDTICFDKTGTLTENRLRLTRVAGADGTVRKAGDPDAADAVRIAARACPRLNGDGARPTHATDEAVLDAAGPDPEWTQEEGLPFETSRGYAAAVGRDGDGAPVLVVKGAPETVLPACADLPSHTSEVAQGLARDGLRIIAVASRPLRRGEKAADVLEQQPEKLEFTAMLGLADVARETSPALVRGLREAGVRPVVLTGDHPQTAHAIAVDLGWPEDAVVVTGDELAAADRTARSRMLRDADVVARVAPEQKLQVVESLRDAGRVVGMVGDGANDAAAIRAADIGVGISARGSAAARNAADLVVTGEDLLVLVEAVREGRALWHSVADAIAILIGGNAGEVGFGILGTVLGGAAPLSTRQMLLVNLFTDLFPAMAVAVTETGDPEQEEDDAGTPLGTAVLGEPLLRQIRHRAMTTALGATAAWLLGRFTPGTGRRSTTMALCAVVGTQLAQTLADRRGSRLVQVTSLGSAAALVALVQTPGASQLFGCTPLGPLAWAGVAAAIVLALAGQRALPRVEEAVVRYWPKVAERLPALAR; translated from the coding sequence ATGGTCGGTGGACTTCTGACGCGTTCCCAGGACGCCGTCACCGGATTCGTCCTCGCCGGGCCCCGGCTCCTCGGGCGCGGCACCGCGCCCGCGGTGGGCGCCGCGGCCGGCGCCGTGGCGGGCACCGCGCGGGCCGGTGTGCGCGGCGCCGACTTCGCGGCGCGCGCGGCACGGGTCGCCCGCGCCGCGCTGCCGGGCGGCACCCGCGACTGGCGGGCCGGGCCCCGGGCGCACCTCGCGCTCCGGCCGGCCGCGACGGAGAAGGTGCGCCGGGCGGGCGGCACGGAACGCGTGGCGCGGCGGGTCGCGGCGGCTCTGGCCGAGCACCCGGACGTGGCACTCGCCTACTGGGACACCGGCCTCGCCCGGCTCGTGGTGACCGCGACCGAGGAGGCACTGAGCGACCGGGTCGTGGACCGGGCCACCGAACTCGCCGAGCGGCACGGACTGACCCGTGCGGACGGACGGGGCGCCCCGGGCGACCCGGTGGAGGAGCTGTCCCACCCCGGCGATCCGGCCTCCGTGCGGGTGGCCGCGACGGCCCTCGGGGCCGACGTGCTGGGCATCGCCGCCGCCGTGACCGGCGCGCGCCTGCGGCTGCCGCCCTCACCCCGGCTGGTCACCGCCGTGGCGACGCTGCTGCGCGAGAACCCGGCCTTCCGCGCCTGGCTGCGCGAACGCCTCGGCGCCCACGGCATGGACGTGGCCCTGGCCGCCGCCAACGCGGCCGTCCACGGCGCCGGCCAGAGCCCCACCTCACTGGTGCTCGACGGGGCGCTGCGCGTCTGCCAGCTCACGGAGGCGGTGACCCGGACGGCGGCCTTCGAAGTCGTGCACGACCGGCTCTGCGCCCCGGGCCGGGTCAGCCTGCCCGCCGGCCCCGCCCTGCGCCCGCCGCTGCGCAGTTCCCCGGCGCAGGACTACGCCGCCCACGCCTCCACCGGCAGCGTGGCGGGCGCCGCGGCGACGCTGCTGGTCAAGCACGACGTGGCCGAGGCCGCCGAGGCGGTGCTGGCCGGTTCGCCCAAGGCCGCGCGCTACGGGCCCGCCGCGTTCCACGCCGTACTGACCGCCGCGCTGTCCCGTACCGGCGTGCTCGTCCGCGACCCCGAGCGGCTGCGGCAACTGGAGTCGGCGGCCACCGTCGTCCTGCACCCCAGCGCGTTGCGGGCGCCGGACGCGGGCGCCGACCCGTGGACCGAGGACGTCCTGGACGCGGCGCGGCGCGCGGGCCTGCGCGTGGTGATGGTGGAGGACCCGGCGCTGGCCGACTTCACCGGCCTCGCGGACCAAGTGGTGACCGCCGGCAGGCCGTTGCGGGAGGTCGTGGACGGACTGCGGGCCGAGGGCGGCGTCGTCACCGTCGTACGTCCCCGGCCCGGCGACGACGCGTCGGTGGCGGCCGGGCTGCTGGGCGGGGACGTGGCCGTCGCGCTGGCCGACGGGGACAGCCCGGTGGCCTGGGGCGCGGACGTGCTCGCGCCGCAGGGTCTGGCCGACGTGTGGCGGTTGCTGCGGGCGGTGCCGGCGGCCCGCGCGATCGGGCGCCGGTCGCAGACGCTGGCCCGGTCCGGGGCCGCGCTGTCCGGGCTGCTGGTGGCGGTCGGCGAGGCGCGAGGCAACGGCAAGGGCGGTGGCGGGGGTTCGGCGCTGCCGGGGCTGCGGCACGCGCCCGTCGACGTGAGCGCGGCGGCGGCCCTGCTGTCCGGGACGCGCGCCGCCCTCGGCGTGGCCGTGGCCCGCGCCCCGCACCCCCGGGCGCGGGTGGCCTGGCACACCCTGGACCCCGCCGGCGTACGGGAACGACTGGCGCGGGAGGAGGAGCCGGAGCCGTCCCTCGCCGAGCAACTGACGGCCAGGGCGCGCGCGGCGGCCGACCGGGCGGGCCGCGTGCCCGTCCTCGCCCCGGTGAAGTGGACGTGGCAACTGGGACAGGCCGTGCGGGGCGAACTGGACGACCCGCTCACCCCGGTGCTGGCGGTCGGTTCGGCGGCCGAGGCGATCCTCGGCTCCGTCATGGACGCGCTGCTCGTCGTCGGCGCACTGGACCTGAACGCGCTGGTCGGCGGCTTCCAGCGGCTGCGGGCCGAGCGGGCGCTGTCCGGGCTGCTCGCGCAGCAGAAGCAGAAGGCGCGGGTCGCCGAGGAGGAGACGCACGACCCGTCGGCCGAGCCACGGGTCATGGACGCGGCCAAACTCCATCCGGGTCACATCGTCGACCTCAAGGCGGACGACGTCGTACCGGCCGACGCCCGGCTGCTGTGGGAGGACGGCCTGGAGGTGGACGAGTCCGCGCTCACCGGCGAGTCGCTGCCGGTGGACAAGTGCGTGGACCCGGTGTCGAACGCCCCCGTGGCCGAGCGGCACTGCATGGTCTTCGAGGGCACGACCGTGGTGGCCGGCCGCGCCCAGGCCGTCGTCGTGGACACCGGCGAGCACACCGAGGCCGCCCGCGCGGTGTCGCTGGCCGCCCGCACGCCCTCGGCGGCCGGGGTGCAGGCCCGGCTCCAGGAGCTGACCCGCAAGGCGCTCCCGCTCACCCTCGCCGGCGGGGCCGCGGTGACCGGTCTCTCGCTGCTGCGCGGCACGCCGATCCGGCGGGCCGTCGCCGGCGGTGTGTCGGTGGCGGTGGCCGCGGTGCCCGAGGGGCTGCCGCTGGTGGCGACGGTGGCGCAGCTCGCGGCGGCCCGCCGGCTCAGCCGCCGCGGCGTCCTCGTGCGCACCCCGCGCACGCTGGAGGCGCTGGGCCGCATGGACACCATCTGCTTCGACAAGACCGGCACACTCACCGAGAACAGGCTGCGGCTGACGCGGGTCGCGGGCGCCGACGGCACGGTCCGCAAGGCGGGTGACCCGGACGCCGCCGACGCCGTGCGGATCGCCGCGCGGGCCTGCCCCCGCCTGAACGGCGACGGCGCCCGCCCCACCCACGCCACCGACGAGGCCGTACTCGACGCCGCGGGGCCGGACCCGGAGTGGACGCAGGAGGAGGGCCTGCCCTTCGAGACCTCGCGCGGCTACGCCGCCGCCGTCGGGCGGGACGGCGACGGGGCGCCGGTGCTGGTGGTCAAGGGCGCCCCCGAGACCGTGCTGCCCGCCTGCGCCGACCTGCCGTCGCACACCTCCGAGGTGGCGCAGGGCCTGGCCCGCGACGGGCTGCGCATCATCGCGGTGGCCTCCCGCCCCCTGCGCCGGGGCGAGAAGGCGGCCGACGTCCTCGAACAGCAGCCGGAGAAACTGGAGTTCACGGCGATGCTCGGGCTGGCCGACGTGGCCCGCGAGACGTCCCCGGCGCTGGTGCGCGGGCTGCGCGAGGCGGGCGTACGGCCCGTGGTGCTGACCGGCGACCATCCGCAGACCGCCCACGCCATCGCCGTCGACCTGGGCTGGCCCGAGGACGCGGTGGTGGTCACCGGCGACGAACTCGCCGCCGCGGACCGCACGGCACGTTCCCGCATGCTGCGCGACGCGGACGTCGTGGCCCGGGTGGCGCCCGAGCAGAAGCTCCAGGTCGTGGAGTCGCTGCGGGACGCCGGGCGGGTCGTCGGCATGGTCGGCGACGGCGCCAACGACGCCGCGGCCATCCGCGCCGCCGACATCGGCGTCGGCATCAGCGCCCGCGGCTCGGCCGCCGCCCGCAACGCCGCCGACCTGGTCGTCACGGGCGAGGACCTGCTGGTCCTGGTGGAGGCGGTCCGGGAGGGCCGGGCGCTGTGGCACAGCGTCGCCGACGCCATCGCCATCCTGATCGGCGGCAACGCGGGCGAGGTCGGCTTCGGCATCCTCGGCACCGTTCTCGGCGGCGCCGCCCCGCTGTCCACCCGCCAGATGCTGCTGGTCAACCTGTTCACGGACCTGTTCCCCGCGATGGCGGTGGCGGTGACGGAGACGGGGGACCCCGAGCAGGAGGAGGACGACGCGGGCACGCCGCTCGGCACGGCGGTGCTGGGCGAGCCCCTGCTCCGGCAGATCCGGCACCGGGCGATGACCACGGCCCTCGGCGCGACCGCGGCCTGGCTGCTGGGCCGCTTCACGCCGGGCACGGGGCGCCGCTCGACGACGATGGCCCTGTGCGCCGTGGTCGGCACCCAGCTCGCCCAGACCCTCGCCGACCGCCGCGGCAGCCGCCTGGTCCAGGTCACGTCGCTGGGCTCCGCCGCCGCGCTGGTGGCCCTGGTGCAGACCCCGGGCGCCAGCCAGCTCTTCGGCTGCACGCCGCTGGGCCCGCTCGCCTGGGCGGGCGTGGCCGCGGCGATCGTCCTGGCCCTGGCGGGACAGCGGGCGCTGCCGCGGGTGGAGGAGGCGGTGGTGAGGTACTGGCCGAAGGTGGCGGAACGGCTGCCGGCCCTCGCGCGCTGA
- a CDS encoding YHS domain-containing protein, producing MLLIEVFVPKGALSEEERQALAHRLVDTLMVEDDSHAIEIIEAQRAITQVLVHEPATWVLGRRPTADPADPPRYLVRVTVPASWRKEMSGYTVEIVTGVLAETERAAGRDPERVRREPDAVILVDGVSEGGIGIHGKAMSSLDLTELVSRPYRDHTASRPAPQPPRGRLIDPVCGMSVDLADSPLTLVHQGVLYGFCHGLCRRSFADEHGVPLGR from the coding sequence ATGCTGCTGATCGAGGTTTTCGTGCCCAAGGGGGCCTTGAGCGAGGAGGAGCGGCAGGCGCTGGCGCACCGGCTCGTCGACACGCTCATGGTCGAGGACGACAGCCACGCCATCGAGATCATCGAGGCCCAGCGCGCGATCACCCAGGTGCTCGTGCACGAACCCGCCACCTGGGTCCTCGGCCGGCGGCCGACGGCGGACCCGGCGGACCCGCCCCGCTACCTGGTACGGGTCACCGTCCCGGCATCGTGGCGCAAGGAGATGAGCGGCTACACGGTGGAGATCGTCACCGGCGTCCTGGCCGAGACCGAACGGGCCGCCGGCCGCGACCCGGAGCGGGTGCGGCGCGAACCGGACGCCGTGATCCTCGTGGACGGCGTCTCCGAGGGCGGTATCGGGATCCACGGCAAGGCGATGAGCAGCCTGGACCTCACGGAACTCGTCTCGCGCCCCTACCGCGACCACACCGCCTCACGTCCGGCACCACAGCCGCCGCGGGGCCGGCTGATCGACCCGGTCTGCGGCATGAGTGTCGACCTCGCCGACTCCCCCCTCACGCTGGTGCACCAAGGGGTCCTCTACGGCTTCTGCCACGGTCTGTGCCGACGGTCCTTCGCGGACGAGCACGGGGTGCCGCTCGGCCGGTAG
- the dusB gene encoding tRNA dihydrouridine synthase DusB — translation MSTPTTPAPSTTARPLRVGPHTVAPPVVLAPMAGITNAPFRTLCREFSGGKGLFVSEMITTRALVERNEKTMQLIHFDATETPRSIQLYGVDPVTVGKAVRMIAEEDLADHIDLNFGCPVPKVTRKGGGSALPYKRNLLRAIVREAVTGAGDLPVTMKMRKGIDDDHLTYLDAGRIAVEEGVSSIALHGRTTAQHYGGTADWDAIARLKEHVPEIPVLGNGDIWSARDALRMVRETGCDGVVVGRGCLGRPWLFADLVAAFEGRTDAYVRPTLREVADVMVRHATLLGEWIGDEARGVIDFRKHVAWYLKGFAVGSEMRGRLAITSSLEALRAGLDELDLDQPWPTGADGPRGRTSGNNRVVLPDGWLKDPYDCAGVGEDAELDTSGG, via the coding sequence ATGTCCACGCCCACCACGCCCGCCCCCAGCACCACCGCCCGGCCCTTGCGGGTCGGCCCGCACACCGTCGCGCCGCCCGTCGTGCTGGCGCCGATGGCCGGGATCACCAACGCGCCCTTCCGCACCCTGTGCCGGGAGTTCAGCGGGGGCAAGGGCCTGTTCGTGAGCGAGATGATCACCACCCGGGCGCTGGTCGAGCGCAACGAGAAGACCATGCAGCTCATCCACTTCGACGCGACCGAGACGCCGCGCTCGATCCAGCTCTACGGCGTCGACCCGGTGACCGTCGGCAAGGCCGTCCGCATGATCGCGGAGGAGGACCTCGCCGACCACATCGACCTCAACTTCGGCTGCCCCGTGCCCAAGGTGACCCGCAAGGGCGGCGGCTCGGCCCTCCCGTACAAGCGGAACCTGCTGCGGGCCATCGTCCGCGAGGCCGTCACCGGCGCCGGCGACCTGCCGGTCACCATGAAGATGCGCAAGGGCATCGACGACGACCACCTCACCTACCTCGACGCCGGCCGCATCGCCGTCGAGGAGGGCGTGAGCTCCATCGCCCTGCACGGCCGCACCACCGCCCAGCACTACGGCGGCACCGCCGACTGGGACGCCATCGCCCGCCTGAAGGAGCACGTCCCGGAGATCCCCGTGCTCGGCAACGGCGACATCTGGTCCGCCCGGGACGCGCTGCGGATGGTGCGGGAGACCGGCTGCGACGGCGTCGTGGTCGGGCGCGGGTGCCTGGGGCGGCCGTGGCTGTTCGCCGACCTCGTCGCCGCCTTCGAGGGGCGTACCGACGCCTACGTGCGGCCCACGCTGCGCGAGGTCGCCGACGTGATGGTCCGGCACGCCACCCTGCTCGGCGAGTGGATCGGCGACGAGGCGCGCGGCGTCATCGACTTCCGCAAGCACGTCGCCTGGTACCTCAAGGGCTTCGCGGTCGGCTCCGAGATGCGGGGCCGGCTCGCGATCACCTCCTCCCTGGAGGCACTGCGGGCCGGCCTCGACGAACTCGACCTCGACCAGCCCTGGCCCACCGGCGCCGACGGACCCCGCGGCCGCACCTCCGGCAACAACCGCGTGGTCCTGCCGGACGGCTGGCTGAAGGACCCGTACGACTGCGCGGGCGTCGGCGAGGACGCGGAGCTGGACACCTCCGGCGGCTGA
- the ppdK gene encoding pyruvate, phosphate dikinase: MSENKDPQVANAAKFVYDFTEGNKDLKDLLGGKGANLAEMTNLGLPVPPGFTITTEACKTYLDSGEEPAALRDEVSAHLDALEAKMGKKLGQADNPLLVSVRSGAKFSMPGMMDTVLNIGLSDKSVQGLAKQAGDDRFAWDSYRRLIQMFGKTVLGVDGDLFEEALEAAKAAKKVTVDTELEAADLKKLVTKFKKIVKTEAGRDFPQDPREQMDLAIKAVFDSWNGERAKLYRRQERIPHDLGTAVNVCSMVFGNLGPDSGTGVAFTRDPASGHQGVYGDYLQNAQGEDVVAGIRNTVALAELESIDKKSYDQLMQIMETLENHYLDLCDIEFTIERGQLWMLQTRVGKRTAGAAFRIATQLVDQGLIDEAEALQRVNGAQLAQLMFPRFDDDAKVEQVGRGIAASPGAAVGKAVFDSYTAVKWSRSGEKVILIRRETNPDDLDGMIAAEGILTSRGGKTSHAAVVARGMGKTCVCGAEELEVDTKRRRMTVPGGHVVEEGDVVSIDGSSGKVYLGEVPVVPSPVVEYFEGRMHAGAEDADELVEAVHRIMAFADRKRRLRVRANADNAEDALRARRFGAQGIGLCRTEHMFLGDRRELVERLILADTEAEREESLKALLPLQKRDFVELFEAMDGLPVTVRLLDPPLHEFLPDITELSVRVALAESRQEPHENELRLLQAVHRLHEQNPMLGLRGVRLGLVIPGLFTMQVRAIAEAAAERKAAKGDPRAEIMIPLVGTVQELEIVRDEADQVIAEVEAATGAKLKLSIGTMIELPRAALTAGQIAEAAEFFSFGTNDLTQTVWGFSRDDVEASFFTAYLEKGIFGVSPFETIDKDGVGSLVAAAAQAGRATRPDLKLGVCGEHGGDPESVHFFHEVGLDYVSCSPFRIPVARLEAGRAASRSKGSDHR; encoded by the coding sequence GTGTCGGAAAACAAAGATCCCCAGGTAGCGAACGCAGCGAAGTTCGTTTACGACTTCACCGAGGGCAACAAGGACCTCAAGGACCTCCTCGGCGGCAAGGGCGCCAACCTCGCCGAGATGACCAACCTGGGCCTTCCGGTCCCTCCCGGCTTCACCATCACCACCGAGGCCTGCAAGACCTACCTCGACAGCGGCGAGGAGCCGGCGGCACTGCGTGACGAGGTGAGTGCGCACCTCGACGCCCTCGAGGCGAAGATGGGCAAGAAGCTCGGCCAGGCCGACAACCCCCTCCTCGTGTCGGTCCGCTCCGGAGCCAAGTTCTCCATGCCCGGCATGATGGACACGGTCCTCAACATCGGCCTCTCCGACAAGTCGGTGCAGGGCCTGGCCAAGCAGGCCGGCGACGACCGCTTCGCCTGGGACTCCTACCGCCGCCTGATCCAGATGTTCGGCAAGACCGTCCTCGGCGTCGACGGCGACCTCTTCGAGGAGGCGCTGGAGGCGGCCAAGGCGGCCAAGAAGGTCACGGTGGACACCGAGCTGGAGGCCGCCGACCTCAAGAAGCTGGTCACCAAGTTCAAGAAGATCGTCAAGACCGAGGCCGGCCGGGACTTCCCGCAGGACCCGCGCGAGCAGATGGACCTCGCCATCAAGGCCGTCTTCGACTCCTGGAACGGCGAGCGCGCCAAGCTCTACCGCCGCCAGGAGCGCATCCCGCACGACCTCGGCACCGCCGTCAACGTCTGCTCCATGGTCTTCGGCAACCTGGGTCCCGACTCCGGCACCGGCGTCGCCTTCACCCGCGACCCCGCCTCCGGCCACCAGGGCGTCTACGGCGACTACCTCCAGAACGCCCAGGGCGAGGACGTCGTGGCGGGCATCCGCAACACCGTCGCGCTGGCGGAGCTGGAGTCGATCGACAAGAAGTCGTACGACCAGCTCATGCAGATCATGGAGACCCTGGAGAACCACTACCTGGACCTCTGCGACATCGAGTTCACCATCGAGCGCGGCCAGCTCTGGATGCTCCAGACCCGCGTCGGCAAGCGCACGGCGGGCGCGGCCTTCCGCATCGCCACCCAGCTCGTCGACCAGGGCCTCATCGACGAGGCGGAGGCCCTCCAGCGCGTCAACGGCGCCCAGCTCGCCCAGCTCATGTTCCCGCGCTTCGACGACGACGCCAAGGTCGAGCAGGTCGGCCGGGGTATCGCCGCCTCGCCGGGCGCGGCGGTCGGCAAGGCCGTCTTCGACTCGTACACCGCCGTCAAGTGGTCCCGCTCCGGCGAGAAGGTCATCCTGATCCGCCGCGAGACCAACCCCGACGACCTGGACGGCATGATCGCCGCCGAGGGCATCCTGACCTCGCGCGGCGGCAAGACCTCCCACGCGGCCGTCGTCGCGCGCGGCATGGGCAAGACCTGTGTCTGCGGCGCGGAGGAGCTGGAGGTCGACACCAAGCGCCGCCGGATGACCGTGCCCGGCGGGCACGTCGTCGAGGAGGGCGACGTCGTCTCCATCGACGGCTCCTCCGGCAAGGTCTACCTCGGCGAGGTCCCGGTCGTGCCGTCGCCGGTCGTCGAGTACTTCGAGGGCCGCATGCACGCGGGCGCCGAGGACGCCGACGAGCTGGTCGAGGCCGTGCACCGCATCATGGCCTTCGCCGACCGCAAGCGCCGGCTGCGGGTGCGCGCCAACGCCGACAACGCCGAGGACGCGCTGCGCGCCCGCCGCTTCGGCGCCCAGGGCATCGGCCTGTGCCGCACCGAGCACATGTTCCTCGGCGACCGCCGCGAGCTGGTGGAGCGGCTGATCCTGGCCGACACGGAGGCCGAGCGCGAGGAGTCGCTGAAGGCGCTGCTCCCGCTCCAGAAGCGGGACTTCGTCGAGCTGTTCGAGGCGATGGACGGCCTGCCGGTCACCGTCCGCCTCCTGGACCCGCCGCTGCACGAGTTCCTGCCCGACATCACCGAACTGTCGGTGCGCGTCGCGCTCGCCGAGTCGCGCCAGGAGCCGCACGAGAACGAGCTGCGCCTGCTCCAGGCCGTGCACCGCCTGCACGAGCAGAACCCGATGCTGGGTCTGCGCGGCGTCCGCCTCGGCCTGGTGATCCCCGGCCTGTTCACCATGCAGGTACGGGCCATCGCCGAGGCCGCCGCCGAGCGCAAGGCGGCCAAGGGCGACCCGCGTGCCGAGATCATGATCCCGCTGGTCGGCACCGTCCAGGAGCTGGAGATCGTCCGCGACGAGGCCGACCAGGTCATCGCCGAGGTCGAGGCCGCCACGGGCGCGAAGCTGAAGCTGTCCATCGGCACGATGATCGAGCTGCCGCGCGCCGCGCTGACCGCCGGCCAGATCGCCGAGGCCGCCGAGTTCTTCTCCTTCGGCACCAACGACCTGACCCAGACCGTGTGGGGCTTCAGCCGCGACGACGTGGAGGCCAGCTTCTTCACGGCCTACCTGGAGAAGGGCATCTTCGGCGTCTCCCCGTTCGAGACGATCGACAAGGACGGCGTCGGCTCCCTGGTCGCCGCCGCCGCGCAGGCCGGCCGCGCCACCCGCCCCGACCTGAAGCTCGGCGTCTGCGGTGAGCACGGCGGCGACCCGGAGTCGGTCCACTTCTTCCACGAGGTCGGCCTGGACTACGTCTCCTGCTCCCCGTTCCGGATCCCGGTGGCCCGGCTGGAGGCCGGCCGGGCGGCGTCGCGGTCGAAGGGCAGCGACCACCGCTAG
- a CDS encoding acyltransferase family protein: protein MTSTEHREPAGTTAPRGSEEGDAPAVPSPRAAAEAKVAAAGPPVRRDRLAALDGLRFLAALAVVFFHFVGQVPTTMQTIWGRPVGDVFPEAHGYFAFGRLGVELFFLISGFVICMSAWGRTPRDFFISRVTRLYPMYWAAIAITACVIYFADNPFGHPHPRVLFANLTMLQTPLGVEHLDSVYWTLWPELCFYLTFAVVVWKGLTYQRVVIYCGLWTVAAVLAPGADIRLLTLLVNPPSAPYFIAGTAFYLMYRYRPTPLLWGIVAMSWLVALHYLLTPDGGRLNWDSWSPGRGWLVLVITVFFLLIAAVALGWTRWIRWRGLTVAGTLTFPLYLLHDAIGVNVLHRFGDRADPWVVVGLTVAGLVALSYVVQRFVERPVARAMRRRLSSAAFSLKPPAPRR, encoded by the coding sequence ATGACCTCGACGGAGCACAGGGAACCGGCCGGCACGACCGCCCCGCGCGGGAGCGAGGAGGGTGACGCCCCCGCGGTGCCGAGCCCCCGGGCCGCCGCCGAGGCCAAGGTGGCCGCGGCGGGGCCCCCGGTTCGCCGGGACCGGCTCGCGGCGCTCGACGGACTGCGGTTCCTGGCGGCCCTGGCCGTGGTCTTCTTCCACTTCGTCGGCCAGGTGCCCACCACGATGCAGACCATCTGGGGCCGCCCCGTCGGGGACGTCTTCCCCGAGGCCCACGGCTACTTCGCGTTCGGCCGGCTCGGCGTCGAACTGTTCTTCCTGATCAGCGGTTTCGTCATCTGCATGAGCGCGTGGGGACGCACCCCGCGCGACTTCTTCATCTCCCGGGTCACCAGGCTGTACCCGATGTACTGGGCGGCGATCGCGATCACGGCGTGCGTGATCTACTTCGCCGACAACCCGTTCGGACACCCGCACCCGCGCGTGCTGTTCGCCAACCTCACGATGCTGCAGACCCCGCTCGGAGTGGAGCACCTCGACTCCGTCTACTGGACGCTCTGGCCCGAGCTCTGCTTCTACCTCACCTTCGCGGTGGTGGTGTGGAAGGGCCTGACCTACCAGCGGGTGGTGATCTACTGCGGGCTGTGGACGGTCGCCGCGGTGCTGGCACCCGGTGCCGACATCCGGCTGCTGACGCTGCTGGTCAACCCGCCGTCCGCCCCGTACTTCATCGCGGGCACGGCCTTCTACCTCATGTACCGCTACCGGCCCACGCCGCTGCTGTGGGGCATCGTCGCCATGTCGTGGCTGGTGGCGCTGCACTACCTGCTGACGCCCGACGGGGGCCGCCTCAACTGGGACTCCTGGTCGCCGGGGCGCGGCTGGCTGGTCCTGGTGATCACGGTGTTCTTCCTGCTGATCGCCGCCGTGGCCCTCGGCTGGACCCGTTGGATCCGCTGGCGCGGGCTGACCGTCGCGGGCACGCTGACCTTCCCGCTGTACCTGCTGCACGACGCGATCGGCGTGAACGTCCTGCACCGCTTCGGCGACCGTGCCGACCCCTGGGTCGTGGTCGGGCTCACCGTGGCCGGCCTGGTCGCGCTGTCGTACGTCGTGCAGCGGTTCGTCGAGCGTCCGGTGGCGCGGGCCATGCGGCGCCGGCTGAGCAGCGCCGCGTTCAGCCTGAAGCCGCCGGCACCCCGCCGCTGA
- a CDS encoding excalibur calcium-binding domain-containing protein yields MNLLRKPAATAVAVAALALAALPTAAQAHEGNHPFKNCTEAYDAGYSDIEKGDEHYGEHLDRDKDGVGCDRPPADFVPAGDKDADDGAGSGNSGTEENSGTGDAGAEEAAGQQGTDLAETGGDDTTPYLAAGGAAVVLAGGGLLLAARRRRSDGAG; encoded by the coding sequence ATGAACCTGCTCCGCAAGCCCGCCGCCACCGCCGTGGCCGTCGCCGCGCTGGCCCTGGCCGCCCTGCCGACCGCCGCCCAGGCACACGAGGGCAACCACCCGTTCAAGAACTGCACCGAGGCGTACGACGCCGGATACTCCGACATCGAGAAGGGTGACGAGCACTACGGCGAGCACCTGGACCGCGACAAGGACGGCGTCGGCTGCGACCGGCCGCCCGCGGACTTCGTGCCCGCCGGCGACAAGGACGCCGACGACGGGGCCGGCTCCGGGAACTCCGGGACCGAGGAGAACTCCGGGACCGGCGACGCCGGCGCCGAGGAGGCCGCCGGGCAGCAGGGCACCGACCTGGCCGAGACCGGCGGCGACGACACGACGCCGTACCTCGCGGCGGGCGGCGCGGCCGTCGTGCTCGCGGGCGGCGGACTGCTGCTGGCCGCGCGTCGGCGCCGGAGCGACGGCGCGGGCTGA